GCGTCGGCGCCGAGGCCGCGTAGTTCGTCGCGCTGGATCTGGACGTAGAGCCGGCACCGGTCGCCCGGCAGCGGGTAGACCAGCCGTAGGCCGTGCGCGGCCCGGTAGGCGCTGACCTCGTCGGCGACCTGCACCCCGGGCAGGTCGAAGGCGACCAGCTTGTGGTCGTAGTCCCGGCGTATCCCGGGCAGGCCGGCCGAGCGGCGCAGTCGGGAGGAGAGCCCGTCGGCGGCGACCACGAGCCGCGCTTCGATCTCCACCGGTTCGCCGCCGTCGACCGCGCGTACGCCGGTGACCCGGCCGCTGGGGTCGCGCAGTGCCTCCTCGACCAGCACACCACGGCGTACCTCGACGGTCGGGCCGAGCGTGCCGGCGAGCGCGTGCAGTACGTTCGGATACCCGGTGCAGAGGATCTGCCGGTAGGCGCCGGGCAGCGCGTCGTAGTCCAGGCCGAGCAGGATCCGTCCGGCCGGGTCCCGGATCGCCAGGCGGCCCACCGGCACCGCCCCGCCGGTACGCAACGCCGGCAGGACGCCCCAGCGGTCCAGGATCCGGACCGACTCCGGTTGCAGCAGTTCGCCCTTTGCCACCTCGGCCGGCGCCGCCTGCCGATCCAGCACCAGCACGGACAGGCCCAGGGCGCCGAGTGCCCGGGCACTGGCCAGTCCGCCGACCCCGGCGCCGCAGACCACCACGTCGTAGCTCAACGCGCCGCCGCCTCGACCGCCGCCCGGTAACCGCCGAGCGCCCGCAGTGCCAGCGACTGGGCGATGGCTCCGTTCGGGTAGTACATGTAGTTGCGGATGTAGGCGCAGATCCGACTGGGGCGCCAGATGCCGTCGGGCTCCTGTGCGGCGACCAGCCAGCCGACGCCGCGCCGGATCACCTCGTCGTCGGCGGGGACCCCGGCGGCGAGCAGGGCGGACAGGGCCCACCCGGTCTCCTCGACCGAGGCGTCGTCGGCGGCGTCACCCGAACCCCACCCGCCGTCGGCGCGCTGGGCGCGGAGCAGCCATCCCTTGGCGCGAACCGCCACCGGGTCGGCGCGCAGACCGGCGTGGCAGAGGGCGTCGAGCACGATCGCCGTGCCGGTGGTGAAGTCGCGGTACCAGAGGTTGTGGAAGGAGCCGTCCGGCCGTTGCTGGGTGAGCAGCCAGCGGGCCGCCGCCGCGACCGGCGGGCTGTCGTGGGCGTGACCGGCCTCGCGCAGGGCGATGATGCCCTGGCTGGTGATGCCGGGGCAGGGGCCGTCGTTGGCCAGCTTGGTGTCGCGTACCCAGAGGCTCCACGAACCGCGCTGGTCCTGCCGGTCGAGCAACCAGGCCAGCCCGGAGCGGAGCACCGGGTCGGTGTCGTGGCCGGGCAGGCGCGCCAGCGCGGCGAGGATCTCCGCCGACTCCAGGGTGACCGGCCAGCCACGCGGGCCGGAGTAGCTCCAGCCGCCGGCCGGCACCCCGAGCACGGTGAACGGTTCGCGCTGCTGCCCACGGTGGAACAGGTCCCGGGTCGCGGTCAGCCGTCGGTCGTCGGCGTATCCGGCGGCGATCAGGCCGGTGGCGGCGAAGCCCGAGCGGGTCAGGTCGAGGTTGGAGACCGCGTCCCAGGCCCCGTCCGGGCGGACCGAGTCGCGCAGGAACCGGGTGATCGCGGCGACCAGGTGCGGGGCGAGGCCGGCGTGGGCCAGCCCCAGGCAGACCAGGGCCGCCGGCCACGGGTCCTCGCTGAGCACCCCGGTCCGACCCTCGTGCTGGTGGATCGCCTCCAGCAGGCGTAGCGCCGTGGGCTGGGCCAGCCGACGGGTGAGCCGGCGCAGCGGTCCCGGGGCCGGCAGGGTGCGGGTCTGCAGCAGCGCCATGCCGATGAACGGGGCGGTACGGAAGGAGATCCGCTGTCGCCGTACCTTGTCGAAGAGGACCAGTTCCAGCGGCAGCCGGCGCAGGTCGCCGGCCTCGGGCAGTTCGGCCAGGGCCAGGAACTGCTTGCACATGGCGGTCACCGCCAGGTCCTCGATCACCGCCACCCCGCCGAGTTCGGCCAGCCGGCGCCGGCCCGCGACGACCGCCTCGGCACTGCCGACCGGGGCGACGAGGTGCAGGGTGGCGGTGGCGATGACGGTGGGGACGAGGGCGCTCTCCGCGCCGGTGACCCCGCCCCAGCCGCCGTCCGGGCGTTGTTGTCGCCGGAGCCAGTCCGCGCCGGTCTTGATCAGTGCGCCGGACCCGCTCGGGTCTGCCGTGTGCAGGGCCGCGATCGCTCCGGCGGTGCCCAGGACCGACCCGGGGGGCGAGTCCCGGAACGCTCCGTCCGGGCGCTGCCGCCGGAACAGTTCCTCTGCGCCGACGGAGATGGCGCGGGAGACCTGGTCGATCTGGACCGAGCGCATGGGGCGACTTCCTTCAGCTGTGTTCGGGTAGGTGGGGCAGGGTGATCGCCGGGTGGCTGGCTGGTCCGAGTTCGTATCCGGCCCGCATCCGGGCCTGGCTCCACCCGGTGACGAGCAGGATCGCCACCGTCAGCAGCCCGGCGGGGGCGAGCCCGAAGCCGAGGGCGACCATCGCGCCGGCCAGTCCGATCCGTTCCAGGACGAGGAGTTCGTGGGCGCGCAGCGCGGTGCGTACCGGTAGGTCGCCACGGTGGGCGAGCAGGCTGACGAAGATCGCCGGCCCGGCCACGGCCAGCAGGGCGAGCAGCCAGAAATAGGGTGCCCGGCCCTCGGGGCGGATCACTTCGGCCGGCGCGGTCGCACCGCCGACCAGGGCGGCGACCAGGGTCAGGCCGTAGCAGCCGGTGGCGGTCCAGATCGCGGTCCGGTAGCCGTGGCGTACCGGCATGGTCTGGTATCCGCCGGCCCGGTCACCGTCGACGTCGCGCAGCGTCCCGACCAGGTTCGAGGCGGTGTCGTGGGCCCAGATCGCGACGACGAACGGGAGCAGTGCCCACAGGTACGGTCCGGGGTCCAGCAACGCGCCGTAGAGCAGGGCCAGCGCGCCGAGCAGGCCGCGGATCAGGTTGCCGGCCAGGCCGCGGGCCTTCAGGCCCCGGCTGTACGCGACGATGCCGGCTGCGGCGAGCAGGGCGACCAGCGTGGCGGGCCAACCCCCGAGTACGGTCAGCGCGCCGACCGCGACGAAGCACGCGATGCCGCAGCCGAGTGCCGTCTCGGGGCGGAGTCGACCCGAGGGGATCGGCCGGTGTGGTTTGCCGATCGCGTCCAACCGTCGGTCGAACCAGTCGCCGAGGTAGTGCCCGCCGATCCAGCCGATGGTCGGGGTGGCCCAGGCGGCCAGCAGTGCCCACCACTGGTGTTCTCCGCCGGTCAGG
The Micromonospora pisi DNA segment above includes these coding regions:
- a CDS encoding FAD-dependent oxidoreductase; translation: MSYDVVVCGAGVGGLASARALGALGLSVLVLDRQAAPAEVAKGELLQPESVRILDRWGVLPALRTGGAVPVGRLAIRDPAGRILLGLDYDALPGAYRQILCTGYPNVLHALAGTLGPTVEVRRGVLVEEALRDPSGRVTGVRAVDGGEPVEIEARLVVAADGLSSRLRRSAGLPGIRRDYDHKLVAFDLPGVQVADEVSAYRAAHGLRLVYPLPGDRCRLYVQIQRDELRGLGADALAAWCDRVLTGVPALAPLADALRAHLRQRQILAVYRLRAPRLAVPGLALVGEAAHAVHPMAAQGMNSSLGDAEALADLLDATGGTDTGTVDRVLADYHATRLRRLDHTATVSHHAARMLTSTTGLARLVGGRMMRHTAANPRLLGLTTGNLAGVSPHRLTPVDRLYQLGLLGDRRAYAGNGQSPANGGTTA
- a CDS encoding prenyltransferase/squalene oxidase repeat-containing protein, whose protein sequence is MRSVQIDQVSRAISVGAEELFRRQRPDGAFRDSPPGSVLGTAGAIAALHTADPSGSGALIKTGADWLRRQQRPDGGWGGVTGAESALVPTVIATATLHLVAPVGSAEAVVAGRRRLAELGGVAVIEDLAVTAMCKQFLALAELPEAGDLRRLPLELVLFDKVRRQRISFRTAPFIGMALLQTRTLPAPGPLRRLTRRLAQPTALRLLEAIHQHEGRTGVLSEDPWPAALVCLGLAHAGLAPHLVAAITRFLRDSVRPDGAWDAVSNLDLTRSGFAATGLIAAGYADDRRLTATRDLFHRGQQREPFTVLGVPAGGWSYSGPRGWPVTLESAEILAALARLPGHDTDPVLRSGLAWLLDRQDQRGSWSLWVRDTKLANDGPCPGITSQGIIALREAGHAHDSPPVAAAARWLLTQQRPDGSFHNLWYRDFTTGTAIVLDALCHAGLRADPVAVRAKGWLLRAQRADGGWGSGDAADDASVEETGWALSALLAAGVPADDEVIRRGVGWLVAAQEPDGIWRPSRICAYIRNYMYYPNGAIAQSLALRALGGYRAAVEAAAR
- a CDS encoding UbiA family prenyltransferase; protein product: MTKTSRYGRNALVAHVQTWRPYTLWYVGLLGLAGAGLTGGEHQWWALLAAWATPTIGWIGGHYLGDWFDRRLDAIGKPHRPIPSGRLRPETALGCGIACFVAVGALTVLGGWPATLVALLAAAGIVAYSRGLKARGLAGNLIRGLLGALALLYGALLDPGPYLWALLPFVVAIWAHDTASNLVGTLRDVDGDRAGGYQTMPVRHGYRTAIWTATGCYGLTLVAALVGGATAPAEVIRPEGRAPYFWLLALLAVAGPAIFVSLLAHRGDLPVRTALRAHELLVLERIGLAGAMVALGFGLAPAGLLTVAILLVTGWSQARMRAGYELGPASHPAITLPHLPEHS